From the genome of Tachysurus vachellii isolate PV-2020 chromosome 2, HZAU_Pvac_v1, whole genome shotgun sequence, one region includes:
- the lgi1b gene encoding leucine-rich glioma-inactivated protein 1b, with protein MGHGCGTLWFTVTLLCAAAVFLSAESRRGNKQPRCPVGCTCTKDNALCDNIRNVPHAFPPDVVSLSFVKSGLTEISPGSFLHTPSLQLLLFTANSFDSIDEDAFQGLPHLEYLFIENNKIETMSPLAFRGLKSLLHLSLAYNNLETLPKDVFKGMDALTKVDLRGNMFVCDCKLKWLVEWMHNTNATVDQIHCSGPPLYQGKKINELIPQAFDCITAEFVSKKTLKFESISVEGFSIGSDQYAVFAQPFAGTCSFMEWDHVNMEFRPFESIESTSTVVCKPMVIDDQLFIIVAQLFGGSHIYKWDTSAHKFIKIQDIDILKIRKPNDVETFRLEGEWFFAIADSSKAGSTTVYKWNGNGFYSHQSLHPWHRDTDVEYLEIGSKPHLILSSSSQRPVVYQWNRSQKRFERRTDIPETEDVYAVKHFRARGELYICLTRFIGDSKVMRWDGAMFTEVQSVPSRGSMVFQPVTVGSWQYAILGSDYSLTQVYQWDYKKGRFVHFQELNVQAPRAFSMVSIDNHELLLASSFKGRTQIYEHLIIDLSN; from the exons ATGGGACACGGTTGCGGGACCCTGTGGTTCACGGTAACGCTGCTTTGCGCCGCCGCGGTCTTTCTCTCGGCGGAGAGCCGCAGGGGCAATAAGCAGCCCCGGTGCCCTGTGGGATGCACATGCACCAAAGATAACGCTTTGTGCGACAACATCAGGAATGTTCCTCACGCCTTCCCTCCGGACGTCGTCTCATT ATCATTCGTGAAGTCTGGATTAACTGAAATTTCCCCAGGAAGCTTCCTGCACACGCCGTCTCTCCAGCTTCT CTTGTTTACAGCCAACTCTTTCGACTCTATCGATGAAGATGCGTTTCAGGGCCTGCCGCACCTGGAGTACCT GTTTattgaaaacaataaaatcgAGACCATGTCACCTTTGGCCTTTAGGGGGTTGAAATCTCTCCTTCATCT GAGCCTTGCCTATAATAACCTCGAGACGTTACCCAAAGATGTTTTCAAGGGAATGGATGCCTTAACGAAAGT GGATCTTCGAGGAAACATGTTCGTCTGTGACTGTAAGCTGAAATGGTTAGTCGAGTGGATGCACAACACCAACGCAACAGTGGACCAGATACACTGCAGTGGGCCACCGCTTTATCAAGGGAAGAAGATCAATGAGCTGATTCCCCAAGCGTTTGACTGCATAACTGCAG AGTTTGTTTCCAAGAAGACCCTGAAGTTTGAGTCTATCTCGGTAGAGGGCTTCAGCATCGGGAGCGATCAGTACGCCGTGTTTGCACAGCCTTTTGCAGGAACATGCAGCTTCATGGAATGGGACCACGTCAACATGGAGTTCAGACCTTTCGAAAGTATAGAAA GCACCTCTACCGTCGTCTGTAAGCCGATGGTGATCGACGACCAGCTTTTCATTATTGTCGCACAACTTTTCGGGGGCTCGCACATATACAAATGGGACACGTCGGCCCACAAGTTCATCAAGATCCAAGACATCGATATCCTGAAGATCCGCAAGCCAAATGATGTTGAGACCTTCCGCTTGGAAGGCGAGTGGTTCTTCGCGATAGCTGACAGCTCCAAAGCAGGATCCACTACAGTGTACAAGTGGAATGGCAACGGCTTCTACTCGCACCAATCTCTACACCCGTGGCACCGGGACACAGACGTGGAGTACTTGGAGATCGGCAGCAAACCCCATCTGATCCTGTCTAGCAGCTCGCAGCGGCCCGTTGTCTATCAGTGGAACCGGAGCCAGAAGAGGTTCGAGCGCCGCACGGACATCCCCGAGACAGAGGACGTGTACGCCGTCAAGCACTTCCGAGCCAGGGGTGAGCTTTATATCTGCCTGACACGCTTCATTGGTGACTCGAAGGTGATGCGATGGGATGGTGCCATGTTCACCGAGGTGCAGAGTGTGCCATCACGTGGCTCCATGGTCTTCCAGCCTGTGACTGTTGGAAGCTGGCAGTACGCCATCCTTGGCAGCGACTACTCGCTCACGCAGGTCTACCAGTGGGACTACAAGAAGGGTCGCTTCGTGCACTTCCAGGAGCTGAACGTTCAAGCACCGAGAGCTTTCTCCATGGTATCCATTGACAACCATGAGCTCCTGCTCGCCTCCAGTTTCAAAGGGAGGACACAGATCTATGAACACCTCATCATCGATCTAAGCAATTGA
- the slc35g1 gene encoding solute carrier family 35 member G1 yields MDDLGHRNNTEGNEDDGEDTVLSVFPYREEDEGFIKVPGDVEENEEEDMEAGAGQTEKKACSGLGLVYTLLASLFFSVASLLVKKIDGIHAVEISAIRCFFQMLFVMPAMIYYKIDFLGPQGMRVYLFLRGFLGSNAMILLYYAVLQMPLADATVITFSNPVFTSLLAWIFLKERCTLWDVVFTMFTLTGVVLIARPPFLFGREFSGFESNYGNHIKGTIAAFSSAIAAACTMVILRKMGKNVHYYLAVWYYALLGFIECIVVLFVIDEWAVPSCGWDRWNLMAIGVLGIGGQTFLTKALQVEKAGPVALMRTTDVVLAFILQFLFLNRTPTWWSVGGAMCVISSTTGVAIRKWFNSTKQRT; encoded by the exons ATGGACGATTTGGGACACAGGAATAACACAGAAGGAAACGAGGATGATGGAGAAGACACGGTTTTATCTGTTTTCCCCTATAGAGAGGAGGACGAGGGGTTTATAAAAGTGCCCGGTGATGTGgaggagaatgaggaggaggacATGGAGGCAGGAGCAGGTCAGACAG AGAAGAAAGCATGCTCTGGCCTGGGCCTTGTCTACACTCTCCTAGCCTCCCTCTTCTTTTCGGTCGCTTCTCTTCTCGTGAAGAAAATCGACGGAATTCATGCCGTGGAAATCAGTGCCATTCGCTGCTTTTTCCAGATGCTGTTCGTCATGCCAGCCATGATCTACTACAA AATTGATTTCCTGGGTCCCCAAGGCATGCGAGTGTACCTGTTTCTCCGAGGTTTCCTCGGATCGAACGCTATGATCCTGCTGTACTACGCTGTGCTCCAGATGCCCCTGGCTGATGCCACCGTCATCACATTCAGCAACCCTGTCTTCACGTCCTTGCTGGCTTGGATCTTCCTGAAGGAGCGCTGCACTCTATGGGACGTCGTTTTCACCATGTTCACCCTCACCGGAGTTGTCCTGATAGCGCGGCCACCCTTCCTCTTCGGGCGCGAGTTCTCTGGCTTCGAGAGCAACTACGGCAACCACATAAAGGGTACCATAGCTGCGTTCTCCAGCGCCATTGCAGCAGCATGCACCATGGTCATCTTGAGGAAGATGGGCAAGAACGTGCACTACTACCTCGCCGTCTGGTATTACGCTCTCCTGGGTTTCATAGAGTGTATCGTGGTGTTGTTCGTCATAGACGAGTGGGCCGTACCATCGTGCGGCTGGGACAGGTGGAACCTGATGGCCATCGGGGTCCTGGGCATTGGCGGCCAGACCTTCCTAACCAAAGCACTGCAGGTGGAGAAAGCCGGTCCTGTGGCTCTCATGAGGACCACGGATGTGGTGCTGGCCTTCATTTTGCAATTCCTCTTCCTTAATCGCACACCCACTTGGTGGAGCGTCGGAGGAGCGATGTGCGTCATCAGCAGCACCACCGGAGTGGCGATCAGGAAGTGGTTCAACAGTACAAAGCAGAGAACCTGA